AATTCTCCCTCAGCGTCGCGGATTTCACGAATGTAGCGCTTAGGGGCCGTGTTTGCCTTGGCAACATGACCTTGCTCAGGCTTGTTGCTCAAAACGGCACGCTTGTCTTGGTAACCCAATTGAACTGCGTTGTAACCGTCGTTTTCCAAAGTCTTAACTTGGAGAACTACGTTTGGCGTAGCTTCAATTACTGTTACGGGGATAAGCTC
The Desertibacillus haloalkaliphilus DNA segment above includes these coding regions:
- a CDS encoding large ribosomal subunit protein uL3: ELIPVTVIEATPNVVLQVKTLENDGYNAVQLGYQDKRAVLSNKPEQGHVAKANTAPKRYIREIRDAEGEFNVGDEVKVDIFAAGEAVDVTGITKGHGYQGNIKKDGQSRGPMAH